Proteins encoded in a region of the Vicia villosa cultivar HV-30 ecotype Madison, WI unplaced genomic scaffold, Vvil1.0 ctg.001920F_1_1, whole genome shotgun sequence genome:
- the LOC131637130 gene encoding L-ascorbate oxidase homolog has translation MGYSKQCCSLFSLVLLLVACVNGEDPYRFYTWKVTYGDIFPLGVKQQGILINGQFPGPQIDSVTNDNLIINVFNNLDEPFLISWNGALQRRNSWQDGVYGTNCAIPPGKNFTYALQVKDQIGSYFYFPSLGLHKAAGGYGGFKIVSRPLIPVPFDPPAGDITILAGDWYKRSHRDLKAILDSGKDLPFPDGLIINGGNSAVFTVDQGKTYRFRISNVGISTSINFRIQNHKMKLVEVEGTHTVQNYYDSLDIHLGQTYSVLVTADQPPKDYYIVASSRFTSQVLTASSILHYSNSQQKVSGPLPAGPPPDIDWSLKQAQTFRTNLTASGPRPNPQGTYHYGQIKITRTIRLKNSAPTIHGKHRYAVNSASFVPTDTPLKLADYFNIKGVFSLGSIPDKPTEVPGYLTTSVMAADFRGFVEIVFENTENHLQSWHVDGHSYFVVGMNKGQWSEASRRSYNLNDAVHRCSVQVFPNAWTAVYMPLDNVGMWNVRSQNWARQYLGQQFYLRVYSPERSTRDEYLIPSNALRCGKAVGH, from the exons ATGGGTTATTCCAAACAATGTTGTTCTCTCTTTTCATTGGTATTATTGTTAGTTGCATGTGTAAATGGAGAAGATCCTTATAGGTTTTACACTTGGAAAGTTACATATGGTGACATTTTTCCACTTGGAGTTAAACAGCAg GGAATATTGATAAATGGACAGTTTCCAGGGCCACAGATTGATTCAGTGACTAATGATAACTTGATTATCAATGTTTTCAATAACTTGGATGAACCTTTCCTCATCTCTTG GAACGGTGCACTGCAGAGGAGAAATTCATGGCAAGATGGAGTGTATGGTACAAATTGTGCAATCCCTCCAGGAAAAAATTTCACTTATGCTCTTCAAGTAAAAGATCAAATTGGTAGCTATTTCTACTTTCCATCCCTTGGATTACACAAAGCGGCAGGCGGTTACGGCGGTTTCAAAATCGTTAGCCGCCCTTTGATACCGGTGCCTTTTGATCCTCCAGCAGGAGATATCACCATATTAGCAGGAGATTGGTACAAGAGAAGTCATAGA GATTTGAAGGCAATTTTAGATAGCGGAAAGGATCTTCCTTTCCCCGACGGACTTATCATCAATGGTGGTAATTCTGCTGTATTCACGGTCGATCAAG GGAAGACATACAGATTCCGGATATCGAATGTGGGGATTAGCACTTCGATAAATTTTAGAATCCAAAACCATAAGATGAAGCTTGTTGAGGTGGAAGGAACTCACACAGTTCAAAACTATTATGATTCACTTGACATTCATTTGGGACAAACTTACTCTGTATTGGTTACTGCTGATCAACCACCAAAAGATTACTACATTGTTGCCTCATCAAGATTCACCTCACAGGTGTTGACTGCTTCATCCATTCTTCATTACAGTAACTCGCAACAGAAAGTTAGCGGTCCTCTTCCGGCCGGACCGCCCCCTGATATCGACTGGTCCCTCAAACAAGCTCAAACTTTTAG GACGAATCTTACCGCAAGTGGGCCTAGACCGAATCCACAAGGAACATATCATTACGGACAGATAAAAATAACAAGAACAATCAGACTTAAAAATTCTGCTCCAACTATCCATGGAAAACACAGATACGCTGTAAATAGCGCGTCGTTTGTTCCTACGGATACACCGCTTAAACTAGCCGATTACTTCAATATTAAAGGAGTGTTTTCACTTGGAAGTATCCCAGACAAACCCACCGAGGTCCCCGGTTATCTAACGACTTCAGTCATGGCAGCCGATTTTCGCGGTTTTGTAGAAATTGTGTTTGAAAATACCGAAAATCATTTGCAATCATGGCACGTTGATGGACACAGTTATTTTGTAGTAGG AATGAATAAAGGACAATGGTCAGAAGCAAGCAGACGGAGCTACAATCTAAACGACGCAGTTCATCGTTGTTCAGTTCAG GTGTTTCCAAATGCATGGACTGCAGTGTACATGCCATTGGACAATGTAGGAATGTGGAATGTGAGATCTCAGAATTGGGCTAGGCAGTATTTAGGTCAACAATTTTATCTTAGAGTGTATTCTCCTGAAAGATCAACAAGAGATGAGTACCTGATTCCAAGCAATGCACTCAGATGTGGCAAGGCTGTAGGACATTGA